The Synechococcus sp. MU1643 genome window below encodes:
- a CDS encoding histidine triad nucleotide-binding protein: MADDTIFGKILRGEIPCDEVYSDKQCLAFRDVAPQAPVHLLVIPRKPIESLRSAAAEDAALLGHLLLVATRVAKQQGLNDFRTVVNSGAGAGQTVFHLHVHVIGGRPLAWPPG, from the coding sequence ATGGCAGACGACACGATCTTCGGGAAGATCCTTCGTGGCGAGATCCCGTGTGATGAGGTCTACAGCGATAAGCAGTGCCTGGCCTTTCGCGATGTCGCCCCCCAAGCTCCGGTGCATTTGCTGGTGATTCCCCGCAAGCCGATCGAGAGCCTGCGTTCCGCTGCTGCTGAGGATGCGGCCTTGCTGGGCCATCTGTTGCTGGTGGCTACGCGCGTGGCCAAACAGCAGGGGCTGAATGATTTCCGCACGGTGGTCAACAGTGGCGCAGGTGCTGGTCAGACGGTGTTTCACCTCCATGTGCACGTGATCGGTGGGCGTCCTCTGGCATGGCCTCCCGGTTGA
- a CDS encoding ABC transporter ATP-binding protein/permease, with protein sequence MTHQLQNLRNQAAKLRRLSQPYFFPYTEDNGWQFLGLLVSLLFCVAGIVLFLVTGLMNGLSWLLPELTGQYLGGVQSSLAMLWSRGWGAGISALFVLGAVVFASVRGQLRHRRWLPWLFLGLIILMLLSVNGINAGITFIARDLTNALISKDGDASYRNLWIYGACFAVALPIRSLQFYFTQKLGLFWREWLSLSLVDDYLRDRAYYVLNPNDEAATNVDNPDQRISEDVRDFTAQALGFALNIFDSILTFSLNILILYSVSDGLTFALLAYASAVSVLMIVAGRKLVRLNNFQLRFEADYRYGLVRVRDNAESIAFYAGEQQESKEVTRRLATVVENFNLLIVWEVLLRVLQRSSIYASNFIPYLILAAPILAGEMDYGGFAQANVAYNLVEGSLFFIIYNIEALARFSASINRLEGFQSNISNLDREEWSDYVPRILPSEHLALQGVTVKTPRTDNVLVRDLSFSLDSAEGLLVVGPSGCGKTSLLRVVSGLWGSPTGTVYSPGQGDLLFIPQKPYMALGSLREQLCYPLDQARFSDEQLRAVLDQVMLGKLLQRYPDFDIKQDWPRLLSLGEQQRLAFARLLLNSPKVVVLDEATSALDVETESRLYSLLRDREVAFISVGHRPTLKDFHDTVLELSGDLDWRLIPATSYDFGRS encoded by the coding sequence ATGACCCACCAGCTTCAGAACCTGCGCAATCAGGCCGCCAAGCTGCGTCGGCTTTCGCAGCCCTACTTCTTTCCTTACACCGAAGACAACGGTTGGCAGTTCTTAGGACTGCTGGTGAGCCTGCTCTTCTGTGTGGCCGGGATCGTGCTGTTCCTGGTCACCGGGTTGATGAACGGCCTGTCGTGGCTGTTGCCGGAGTTGACCGGCCAGTACCTCGGTGGTGTCCAGTCCTCCCTGGCCATGCTCTGGTCCCGTGGATGGGGGGCGGGGATTAGTGCCCTGTTCGTCCTGGGGGCTGTGGTCTTCGCTTCCGTGCGGGGCCAACTCAGGCATCGCCGCTGGCTGCCTTGGCTGTTTCTCGGTCTGATCATCCTGATGCTGTTGAGCGTGAACGGCATCAATGCCGGCATCACATTCATCGCCAGGGATCTGACGAATGCGCTGATTTCCAAAGACGGCGATGCGTCGTATCGCAACCTCTGGATCTATGGCGCCTGTTTTGCGGTCGCGCTGCCGATTCGCAGCCTGCAGTTTTATTTCACCCAGAAACTGGGGCTGTTCTGGCGGGAATGGTTGTCGCTGAGCCTGGTGGACGACTACCTGCGGGATAGGGCCTATTACGTGCTCAATCCCAATGATGAAGCGGCCACCAATGTTGATAACCCTGATCAGCGCATTTCCGAGGATGTTCGTGATTTCACGGCTCAGGCCCTGGGATTCGCGCTGAATATCTTTGACTCGATCCTCACCTTTTCCCTCAACATCCTCATCCTCTACTCGGTGAGTGATGGGCTTACCTTCGCGCTTCTGGCCTATGCATCGGCAGTGTCCGTTCTGATGATTGTGGCTGGCCGCAAGTTGGTGCGGTTGAACAATTTCCAGCTGCGTTTTGAAGCGGATTACCGCTATGGCCTTGTGCGGGTGCGTGACAACGCCGAATCGATTGCCTTCTATGCCGGAGAGCAGCAGGAATCCAAGGAGGTGACGCGTCGCCTAGCCACCGTCGTTGAGAATTTCAATCTGCTCATTGTCTGGGAGGTGCTGTTGCGGGTGCTGCAGCGCTCAAGCATCTACGCCAGCAATTTCATACCTTATCTGATCCTTGCAGCACCGATTCTTGCCGGTGAAATGGATTACGGCGGCTTCGCTCAGGCGAACGTTGCTTACAACCTGGTTGAGGGATCGTTGTTTTTCATCATCTACAACATCGAAGCCTTGGCTCGTTTTTCGGCATCGATCAACCGGCTTGAAGGTTTTCAATCGAACATCTCCAATCTGGATCGCGAGGAGTGGAGTGATTACGTGCCGCGGATCCTGCCATCCGAACACCTTGCGCTTCAGGGGGTGACGGTCAAAACACCACGCACTGACAACGTGCTGGTTCGTGACCTCAGTTTTTCACTGGACAGCGCCGAGGGGCTACTGGTGGTGGGCCCCTCAGGCTGCGGCAAAACCTCACTGCTGCGGGTGGTAAGTGGTCTTTGGGGCTCGCCGACGGGCACCGTCTATTCCCCGGGGCAGGGAGACCTGTTGTTCATACCCCAAAAGCCCTACATGGCGTTGGGATCCCTGCGTGAGCAGCTTTGTTATCCCCTCGATCAGGCCCGTTTCAGCGATGAGCAGCTTCGGGCTGTTTTGGATCAGGTGATGCTGGGCAAATTGCTGCAGCGTTATCCCGACTTCGACATCAAGCAGGACTGGCCACGGCTGCTCTCTCTGGGTGAACAGCAGCGTCTGGCTTTTGCGCGGTTGCTGCTCAATTCGCCCAAGGTCGTGGTGCTGGATGAAGCCACCAGTGCACTGGATGTCGAGACCGAATCCCGCCTTTATTCCCTGTTGCGAGACCGGGAGGTGGCCTTCATCAGCGTGGGTCACCGGCCAACCCTGAAGGACTTCCATGACACTGTTCTCGAGCTCAGCGGCGATCTCGACTGGCGGCTGATCCCGGCGACCAGCTATGACTTCGGGCGTTCCTGA
- a CDS encoding chlorophyll a/b-binding protein, which translates to MTSTSETPDTTSVPETSATTNDVPAFGWSGYAERVNGRFAMVGFVAVLIIEALSGDTFLHWAGLLP; encoded by the coding sequence ATGACCTCCACCAGCGAGACCCCTGACACCACGTCCGTTCCGGAGACGTCAGCCACCACCAACGATGTGCCTGCCTTCGGCTGGAGTGGCTATGCCGAGCGGGTGAATGGCCGCTTCGCCATGGTGGGTTTTGTGGCTGTGCTGATCATCGAGGCCCTCAGCGGCGACACGTTTCTGCATTGGGCGGGTCTGCTTCCCTGA
- a CDS encoding Ycf66 family protein, giving the protein MVNASLNWASIVGIVLAVGGALLYFMRSFKPALARDYDVFFAAIGLLCGGILFFQGWRLDPILQFGQFLLAGTTVFFAYESVRLRGVATEQARRSAYFDDEPAPARGGGPGGLRGGWEDGGYDRFDEPQPVRRRFSGRDDDAEDRPEEEFYRPRRASRAAIPEEAASRRSAGPDQGDSGWEQNDERSRRMARFRAGEARDERRPDFGSRRTDRDEQRRGSRPIGRPERPSGEPAPSGAEDAAFAPSRISAPSSAAPNRGRPSANAGAASDSRRSAEPPLASNRPSSNRQPPRSSRPSSGRPRDNSSRFDD; this is encoded by the coding sequence TTGGTTAACGCCAGTCTCAATTGGGCCAGCATCGTCGGCATCGTTTTGGCCGTCGGCGGCGCTCTGCTCTATTTCATGCGATCGTTCAAGCCCGCCCTGGCTCGGGACTACGACGTCTTCTTTGCAGCCATCGGGCTGCTCTGCGGCGGCATCCTGTTCTTCCAGGGCTGGCGCCTCGACCCAATTCTCCAGTTCGGCCAGTTCCTTTTGGCGGGAACCACCGTGTTCTTCGCCTATGAAAGCGTGCGCCTGCGCGGCGTCGCCACGGAGCAGGCACGGCGCTCCGCCTATTTCGATGACGAACCGGCACCGGCCCGTGGCGGAGGCCCAGGGGGTCTCCGAGGCGGTTGGGAAGACGGCGGTTACGACCGTTTTGATGAACCCCAACCAGTGCGACGCCGCTTCTCCGGCCGCGACGATGACGCCGAAGACCGGCCCGAAGAAGAGTTCTACCGGCCGCGTCGCGCCAGCCGTGCCGCCATTCCTGAGGAAGCCGCCAGCCGTCGCTCCGCAGGACCTGATCAAGGCGATTCCGGCTGGGAGCAAAACGATGAACGCTCCCGCCGCATGGCTCGCTTCCGCGCCGGCGAAGCCAGGGATGAACGACGCCCCGACTTTGGCTCCAGAAGGACGGATCGAGACGAACAACGCCGCGGCAGCCGTCCGATAGGGCGCCCTGAGCGTCCTTCCGGCGAACCCGCTCCCTCAGGAGCAGAAGATGCCGCCTTCGCCCCCAGCCGCATTTCAGCGCCGAGCAGTGCGGCACCGAACCGGGGCCGCCCCAGCGCCAATGCGGGTGCCGCGAGTGACTCCAGACGATCCGCGGAACCGCCACTGGCTTCGAACCGGCCCAGCAGTAATCGCCAACCCCCCCGCAGCTCACGGCCCTCGTCCGGCAGACCGCGGGACAACAGCTCCCGCTTCGACGACTGA
- the psbX gene encoding photosystem II reaction center X protein, with amino-acid sequence MTPSLSNFLSSLLWGGVIVVIPASIALFLLSQTDQVDRKL; translated from the coding sequence ATGACCCCCTCCCTCTCCAACTTCCTAAGTAGTCTCCTTTGGGGAGGTGTGATCGTCGTGATTCCTGCCTCCATTGCCCTGTTCCTGCTGAGCCAGACCGACCAAGTCGATCGCAAGCTCTGA
- a CDS encoding YggT family protein, translated as MSFVTPLLLQALPVIHLFLGLLLAAWTLAFLLRIVLTWYPQVNLNQGAWAVVAWPTEPVLAVSRRVIAPIGGVDVTPVIWVGLISLVRELLVGQQGLLSQILMNAQAAA; from the coding sequence TTGAGCTTTGTGACGCCGCTGCTGCTCCAGGCCCTGCCAGTTATCCACCTGTTTCTCGGCCTGCTTTTGGCTGCCTGGACCCTGGCATTCCTGCTGCGAATCGTGCTCACCTGGTATCCCCAGGTCAACCTGAATCAGGGGGCTTGGGCTGTGGTGGCTTGGCCGACGGAGCCTGTGCTAGCGGTCAGCCGCCGCGTGATCGCCCCGATCGGTGGGGTCGATGTCACCCCGGTGATTTGGGTGGGCTTGATCAGTCTCGTGCGCGAGTTATTGGTCGGTCAGCAGGGGCTGCTCTCACAGATCCTGATGAACGCCCAGGCGGCTGCCTGA
- the accC gene encoding acetyl-CoA carboxylase biotin carboxylase subunit — protein sequence MPIGKVLIANRGEIALRIIRSCRELGIATVAVYSSVDKDALHVQLADEAVCVGEALSSKSYLNIPNILAAATSRGADAIHPGYGFLAENDKFAEMCRDHGLTFVGPSPQAIRSMGDKSTAKSTMESVGVPTVPGSAGLLSSTNQAAALAEEMGYPVMIKATAGGGGRGMRLVPDASQLESLYKAAQGEAEAAFGNPGLYMEKFIDRPRHVEVQVLADRQGNVVHLGERDCSIQRRHQKLLEEAPSPALDPELRRRMGEAAVAAAQSINYEGAGTVEFLLDHSGGFYFMEMNTRIQVEHPVTEMVTGVDLIAEQLRIAGGEPISVRQEEIQLTGHAIECRINAEDARHNFRPAPGRITGWLPPGGPGVRVDSHVYTGYDIPPFYDSLIGKLIVWGKDRDHAMTRMKRALNECAVTGIPTTVEFHLEMLDRPEFINGDVHTKFVEQEMLP from the coding sequence ATGCCCATCGGCAAAGTGCTGATCGCCAACCGCGGCGAGATTGCCCTCAGAATCATTCGAAGCTGCCGCGAGCTCGGCATTGCCACCGTGGCGGTTTACAGCTCGGTTGATAAAGACGCTCTGCATGTGCAGCTCGCAGATGAAGCGGTCTGCGTAGGCGAAGCCCTGAGCAGCAAGAGCTACCTCAACATTCCCAACATCCTGGCGGCCGCAACCTCCCGCGGTGCTGACGCCATCCACCCCGGTTACGGCTTTTTGGCGGAGAACGACAAGTTCGCCGAGATGTGCCGTGATCATGGCCTCACCTTCGTTGGACCGTCCCCCCAAGCGATTCGCTCGATGGGGGACAAGTCGACCGCGAAATCGACCATGGAGTCGGTGGGGGTTCCCACGGTCCCTGGCAGTGCAGGTCTGCTCAGCAGCACAAACCAGGCGGCCGCACTGGCCGAAGAGATGGGCTATCCCGTGATGATCAAGGCCACCGCCGGCGGCGGCGGTCGCGGCATGCGCCTTGTTCCAGACGCCAGTCAGCTGGAAAGCCTCTACAAAGCAGCCCAGGGTGAAGCGGAAGCCGCCTTCGGCAACCCCGGCTTGTACATGGAGAAATTCATCGATCGGCCGCGCCACGTGGAAGTGCAGGTATTGGCCGACCGCCAGGGCAACGTGGTGCACCTTGGCGAGCGGGACTGCTCGATTCAGCGCCGTCACCAGAAACTGCTTGAGGAGGCCCCAAGCCCCGCCCTGGATCCCGAGTTGCGCCGCCGCATGGGCGAAGCCGCCGTAGCTGCTGCCCAAAGCATCAATTACGAGGGCGCCGGAACGGTGGAATTCCTACTGGACCACAGCGGGGGCTTCTATTTCATGGAGATGAACACCCGGATCCAGGTGGAGCACCCGGTGACCGAAATGGTCACGGGTGTGGATCTGATCGCTGAGCAGTTGCGCATCGCCGGTGGCGAACCCATCAGCGTGCGCCAGGAGGAGATCCAACTCACCGGCCATGCGATCGAATGCCGGATCAATGCTGAGGATGCACGCCATAACTTCCGTCCCGCCCCCGGACGCATCACCGGATGGCTGCCCCCCGGCGGGCCGGGTGTGCGCGTCGACAGCCACGTCTACACCGGCTACGACATCCCACCCTTCTACGACTCGCTGATCGGAAAGCTGATCGTTTGGGGCAAGGATCGCGACCACGCCATGACCAGGATGAAGCGAGCCCTGAACGAATGTGCCGTCACTGGGATCCCAACAACAGTGGAATTCCACCTGGAGATGCTGGATCGGCCGGAGTTCATCAACGGCGATGTGCACACCAAGTTTGTGGAACAAGAGATGCTCCCCTGA
- a CDS encoding glycosyl transferase produces the protein MARPRAAEPGPAVVLVSNGPGELTTWVRPLAERLHASVRLRPRSSSAPASLHLVLVPCPNATGQERAAAEPWGLFERIVPAGRFWSLLLRPQRYGPWPQKGVVVFLGGDQFWTVLLSARLGYRHITYAEWVARWPGWNDRIAAMSDAVRRQLPVRYQPRCRVVGDLMADLSSFARREDPLPEGRWVALLPGSKSAKLSVGMPFLLDTADRLARLQPGCRFLLPLAPTTSVDELLRFAGASNPIAAPYSASVASLDRSGSVTEIVTAAGTRILLLEQHPAHGPLSQCALALTTVGANTAELGALAVPMIVIVPTQHLEVMQAWDGGLGLLARLPGLRRLIGVLLTLWRLRNNGFMAWPNISAGRAVVPERVGAITPEAIALEACDWLNAPERLEGQRQDLKALRGEPGAVAALAAEVRGLLPRELNAS, from the coding sequence TTGGCCCGTCCCCGCGCAGCAGAACCAGGACCGGCCGTTGTTCTCGTTTCGAACGGTCCCGGTGAGCTGACCACCTGGGTACGACCCCTGGCCGAACGGCTGCACGCCAGCGTTCGCTTGCGTCCTCGGTCTTCGAGCGCACCAGCGTCCCTGCACTTGGTGTTGGTGCCCTGTCCCAATGCCACCGGCCAGGAGCGCGCGGCGGCGGAGCCTTGGGGCTTGTTTGAGCGCATCGTGCCGGCAGGACGCTTCTGGTCGCTGCTGTTGCGTCCCCAGCGCTACGGCCCATGGCCGCAGAAGGGTGTGGTGGTTTTCCTGGGCGGAGATCAGTTCTGGACTGTCCTGCTCTCGGCCCGTCTCGGCTACCGCCACATCACCTATGCCGAGTGGGTGGCGCGTTGGCCGGGCTGGAACGATCGGATTGCGGCGATGTCGGACGCGGTGCGGCGCCAGCTGCCGGTCCGTTACCAGCCCCGATGCCGCGTTGTAGGCGATCTGATGGCGGATCTGTCGTCCTTCGCCCGCCGCGAGGATCCCCTCCCTGAGGGCCGGTGGGTGGCCCTGCTGCCGGGATCCAAGTCGGCCAAGTTGAGCGTTGGTATGCCCTTTTTGCTAGACACCGCGGATCGTCTGGCTCGGTTGCAACCCGGATGCCGCTTTCTGCTGCCGCTGGCTCCCACCACAAGCGTTGATGAGCTGCTGCGTTTTGCCGGCGCATCCAACCCGATTGCTGCCCCCTACAGCGCCTCTGTGGCGTCGCTTGACCGGAGTGGGTCTGTGACAGAGATCGTGACCGCGGCGGGGACCCGAATTCTTCTACTGGAGCAGCATCCGGCTCATGGCCCCTTGAGCCAGTGCGCCCTGGCCCTGACCACGGTCGGTGCCAACACGGCCGAACTCGGCGCCCTTGCGGTGCCGATGATCGTGATTGTTCCCACCCAGCACCTGGAGGTGATGCAGGCCTGGGACGGCGGGCTGGGGCTGCTGGCGCGACTGCCGGGTCTGCGGCGTCTGATCGGAGTTCTGTTGACCCTCTGGCGTCTGCGCAACAATGGGTTTATGGCTTGGCCCAACATCAGCGCGGGCCGCGCCGTGGTGCCGGAGCGGGTGGGGGCGATCACCCCCGAGGCGATTGCGCTGGAGGCCTGCGATTGGCTGAACGCGCCCGAGCGGTTGGAGGGTCAGCGCCAGGACCTCAAGGCCTTGCGGGGAGAGCCAGGGGCTGTGGCGGCATTGGCCGCCGAGGTGAGGGGGTTGCTTCCTCGAGAGCTCAACGCTTCCTAG
- the msrB gene encoding peptide-methionine (R)-S-oxide reductase MsrB, with amino-acid sequence MTPSNPVERSAEEWKQSLTPEQFQVARCGGTERAFTGAYWNNKATGMYHCVCCGAPLFNSEAKFDSGTGWPSFWDGVSSQAITTKEDLTHGMVRTEINCAQCDAHLGHVFPDGPAPTGQRYCVNSASLDFKAS; translated from the coding sequence ATGACCCCTTCCAATCCGGTCGAACGCAGCGCTGAGGAGTGGAAGCAATCCCTCACGCCGGAGCAGTTCCAGGTTGCCCGCTGCGGGGGTACGGAGCGGGCATTCACCGGGGCTTACTGGAACAATAAGGCCACGGGGATGTACCACTGCGTTTGCTGTGGTGCACCGCTGTTCAACTCTGAAGCCAAGTTCGATTCGGGCACGGGCTGGCCCAGTTTCTGGGACGGTGTGAGTTCCCAGGCGATCACCACCAAGGAGGATTTGACCCACGGGATGGTGCGCACCGAAATCAATTGCGCTCAATGTGATGCCCATCTCGGGCATGTCTTCCCCGATGGCCCCGCGCCCACGGGCCAGCGCTACTGCGTCAACAGCGCATCGTTGGACTTCAAGGCGTCCTGA
- a CDS encoding PRC-barrel domain-containing protein — translation MTPTPTPTDAITTGVPSDRLWLRSELMGTQVITRDTGRRLGVVGEVIVDIDRREVVAVGLRDNPLTRFLPGLPRWMPLDRIRQVGDVILVDSADSLSENFNPERYSRVINCQVITESGEQLGRVLGFAFDIETGELTTLVMGALGVPLLGEGVLSTWEMPVEEIVSSGPDRIIVYEGAEDKLKQLNSGVLEKLGVGGPSWEEQERERYRVNLVPVENQLTSGQPQEQEQRRLKASEAERLEADAELEYVELEDRRQKSMQQRRYLDEPQRYNEQRYAEPPRYDERPAERARTFNEPEPYEQEPAYEEQAAYEDQPPRRAMPASRRAVQQSGEPLDVEPMEDRAPQRRSQDLDDPW, via the coding sequence TTGACCCCGACCCCTACCCCAACCGACGCCATCACCACTGGCGTGCCCAGCGATCGCCTCTGGTTGCGCTCCGAACTGATGGGTACTCAGGTGATCACCCGTGACACCGGCCGCCGTCTGGGTGTGGTGGGTGAAGTGATCGTCGATATCGACCGCCGTGAAGTGGTCGCCGTCGGACTGCGGGACAACCCACTGACCCGTTTTCTGCCAGGGCTGCCGCGCTGGATGCCGCTAGACCGGATCCGTCAGGTGGGCGACGTGATCCTGGTGGATTCCGCCGACTCCTTGAGTGAGAACTTCAACCCCGAGCGCTACAGCCGGGTGATCAACTGCCAGGTGATCACCGAGTCCGGCGAGCAGCTCGGTCGGGTCCTCGGCTTCGCCTTTGACATCGAAACCGGAGAGCTCACCACGCTGGTGATGGGAGCCCTTGGCGTGCCCCTGTTGGGTGAAGGGGTGCTGAGCACCTGGGAAATGCCGGTGGAGGAGATCGTCAGCAGTGGCCCGGATCGGATCATTGTTTACGAAGGTGCCGAAGACAAGCTCAAACAGTTGAACAGCGGCGTGCTGGAGAAGCTTGGGGTCGGTGGCCCCAGCTGGGAAGAGCAGGAGCGGGAGCGCTACAGGGTCAACCTGGTGCCCGTCGAAAACCAGCTCACCTCTGGCCAACCGCAAGAGCAGGAGCAACGGCGTCTCAAGGCTTCAGAAGCCGAGCGGCTTGAGGCTGATGCAGAACTGGAATACGTGGAACTGGAGGACCGACGACAGAAGTCCATGCAGCAACGCCGCTACCTCGATGAGCCCCAGCGGTACAACGAGCAGCGGTACGCCGAACCTCCCCGCTACGACGAGCGGCCGGCTGAGCGGGCTCGGACCTTCAACGAGCCTGAGCCCTACGAGCAGGAGCCTGCCTACGAAGAACAGGCTGCTTACGAAGATCAGCCCCCGCGGCGGGCCATGCCAGCCTCCCGCCGCGCGGTTCAGCAGTCCGGAGAACCCCTGGATGTGGAACCTATGGAAGACAGAGCACCCCAGCGCCGGAGCCAGGATCTCGACGATCCCTGGTAA